The genomic region gcaCGTAAATGCCTTTCCCTCACAGTTGCTGTGAAAGGAAGGACGGTAGAAAGCGAGGGAATAAAGACGGAGAGAAGAATGGGTGAGGGTGAAACAGGGAATCGGCGCAGGAGTCTTTgttctctttctccttttcctcctctccctctttcacctTTTGATACCTTTTTTCTTCTCTTGTTGTTTTGATTTCCATTTTCCCactcttctcttcctcttcctctctgtccacTGACGTACGCAAACATGTCCAACTGAAGATGAGACAGAAAAGTCTTCGACAAGACTTTTTTTTTGGTCTTTGTGGAGTTCTCTAATTTTTGAGAGTCATCCTTTCCCTTCTTTTAtcttcttctctgtctctctatccatcCCTCTTAGCCAGCTGAGACTGACCTCTCTATGAAAAATTTGACCTCTCCAGCTTTAGCTCCAAAATAAAGTGCCATGGGCTCCAGGCCAGAGCAACTTGACATTCAGCCTGTGTATCAGATGCTATTACAGCCAGATTGGGTgtctctgctgctgtctggcTTTTATGCTTAAGGTGGACCGACATCAATATGGAAGATATAGATGTGGTTGTCGGTGAGGAAGTCCACCTTAAATGATGTGCGAGTTAAACAGAGCGTCCGTTGCAACACATTTGTGATGtgcagtgtctgtgtctgaATGTAATATTGAATAATCCCAACTGGATTCTTCTTCTACAGCCAATCTAGTTAATCTTGCTTTTGAAACTTGAATAAGGAAAGGTCTAGATGTTTAAAACTGTAACACGGGTTTCTAATGACCCCTCCCCTCCCGTTTCAGGATGAAAATGCGTCGTCACAGGGTGTTCTTGCTTTGCACGGTGGGCTTGTGCGTCATCTCCTTCCTGCACTACTACAAGGCCCTGCACTACGTCTCCTTGTTGCGTGAGCTGTCGGCGCCCTACCCCAACATCAAGTCCTTCATCATGGTCACGGGTTTCTTCTGGAGGGAGCGCACTGCCCCGCTCACCAGCGCCGCCCCAGAGGAGGCGCCTCCAGCGGACCTGAGGGCCGCCGATATCAGGCCCGGGGTGGGTGACAGGCTCGGGGCAGACCTGGACGGGGCAGGAGAACCACGAGCGCCTCAGCCGTGGGCGAGACCAGAGGAACCACCACAGCACAGAGATCTGGAGTTTGATCAGGTTGTGTGACTCACGTTGTTGATCTATTGTAATTCTGTAGTTGACTGGATCAAACTAGTCTAGTTTACTCTTCTAGTTACCAGACAGGCTTTGGGTTGTAGTGACACATGTCTAATTGTATGTACATTTCAGTGTATAAACCTAGTAGATACAGTTCAGTGCTTCTGGTTGTCCTTTTTCCTCTGTGATAAGTTTAACCAAATCTGTTGATTTCTGTCCTCTGCCTCATGGAACAGGAGCAGAAGGACAATGTGAAGATGATGGTAAGGCCACCTAGTAGCCCCGCCCATCAGAGACCTGACCTCTTGAGACCCAACGCTCCCAGTATGATATCGCAGAAGCTCCGTCCCAAGCCACCAGCATCCACTCCAGACCCCATCGCATTCCTTGGCGACATACACAAGCGGGCCTTCACACTTAAAGAGGACCACACCCCCTACTTTGTCCGAACCAAAGCCGGAGCTTACTGTTTCCGGCAGGGTACGGAGTCGGCACCGCCCCGGGACGACAGCGCTGGGGCGGGGAAAGGCCGGCCCACGGCGTCCATGTCGCTGAGGCGGAAAGTCCTGCAGGTGGGAGAGGAACCTGCCGCTGTCGGGAAAGGGGTAGAAGGTTCTCACCCGCCACGGGCGAAACCCAGGAGGGGCAAGCGCCTGGTGAAGTGCGTCTGCCGTGCGGGCTGGCACGGGCCGTACTGCGGCGTGCCGACCATGGTGTACCACTCCACCCTGCCCACCAAGGAGCGTCTAACCCCGCGGGAACGTCCGCGCCGCGTCATCAACGCCATCAACGTCAACCACGAATTTGACCTGCTCCACGTGCGATTCCACGAGCTCGCCGACGCCGTCGACCTCTTCGTGGTGTGCGAGTCCAACTTCACGGCGTACGGCGAGCGTCGGCCTCTCAGCTTCCTGCGGCTGCTCCTCAACGGCACGTACGACTACGTGCGCCACAAGATCCTCTACGTGTTCCTCAACCACTTCCCCGACGGCGGCCGGCAGGACGGCTGGATCGCCGACGACTACCTGCGCACGTTCCTGACGCGTGACGGCATGACGCGGCTGCGCGGAGCCCGCCCCGACGACGTCTTCCTCATTAACGACGCCGACGAGATCCCGGCGCACGAGGGCATCCTCTTCCTCAAGCTCTTCGACGGCTGGACGGAGCCGTTTGCCATCCACATGCGCAAGTCGCTCTACGGTTTCTACTGGAAGCAGCTCGGCTCGCTGGAGGTGGTGTCGGGCTGCACCCTGGGCATGCTCCACGACGTCTACGACGACGACGGCATCCGCTTGCGCCGACGCGAGTACTACACCATGCCGGGCTTCCGCAAGTACGAGAACGACACGGGTCACATCCTGGTCCAGTGGGCCTTGGGAAGCCCCTTCCACTTCGCCGGCTGGCACTGCTCCTGGTGCTTCACGCCCGAGGGCATCCACCTCAAGCTCGTGTCGGCCCAGAACGGGGACTTCCCGCGCTGGGGCGACTACGAGGACAAGCGGGACCTCAACTACATCCGCGAGCTGATCCGGACGGGCGGCTGGTTCGACGGCTCGGTGCAGGAGTACCCACCGTCGGACCCCAAAGAGCACATGTACGCGCCCAGGTACATGCTGGACAACTACGAGCGCTACCGGTACCTGCTGGAGAACCCTTACATCAAGCAGCCCACGCTGAGTGGAGGTTAAGCTGCTGGGTCCTAAAGGAAGACTGCTCGGATAACgaggaaaacaaacaaagggTCCCGGGAAAGATAattgggggagggagggaacaGACCTCTGCCTGCATTCTTTGTTTTTCCCTTGCTCTTTCATTGGACTCCAGAGGTCACCCACCCCCATCCAATCACTGGCAGAGGTGGGCGGGACCAGGCAAGGGCAATGGACCAATCAAACCTTGCGGAGGATCCTGGGGAGCggtgattttttattttattttttcttgctGTGTGCTCGGTGAATATGCGGAATCCTTCAATGGACTGTATACGCCTGCTCCATCTGTGCTGTTCtctgatcctgtgtgtgtgtgtgtgtgtgtgtgtgtgtgtgtgtgtgtgtgtgtgtgtgtgtgtgtgtgtgtgtgtgtgtgtgtgtgagagagagagaggaagagagtgagtgtgtgattgattgAACTTCATAGCCCTTAATGCACTCTTTCATTCTTGCACATCAATTTTTGTGACGCGCCGCTGAAGCTAATCATTCAGATTTAGGTTTTCTTCAGACAAAAAAAACTACGGTTTCTGTGACTCGTGTATATTTGTCACTTGTGCAGAATCTCAGTAAACGTCTGTGGATTGGAGAGAAAGCTGAAGAGGCTGAGGGggacagaggggcagatgaggggaTGAATAtgtgaaagagagcgagagagagagagagagagagagagagagtccagcCTCGTCCTCATTATGGTTTGATTGGGTTGACATGGAGGGGTCTGGGGCTGCTGTAGCACTGAGGATCATGGGAAGCTCTGAGGATCATGGGAAACTCTGAGCATGCTCACACCTACGCATGTGACTGGTCCGTTTGATCGGACGGCATTCGTACTTTCTTGCCAGGATGCAGCTACCATCATTCAGAAACCATCCCACATCACTGCTGCTAGCTTTAGCAATCGTGTCACAGGGTGAGTTCAGGACTGTTTCTGATCCAGTTTTGATTTCTCAGCTTGTAGTGTCAGAGTCGAGTGCTGGCTGAGGGgaagctgatcctggatcagccaGTGAGGTGTCGGGCCCATGTGCTCTCAGCCAATAACAGATAGCACCTCACATTAGTAGTTATGTAGACTACAAAGATTTGTTCACGGGTAGGGTGAACACAGCAAGGAAGGGGTCAGTCCGGAGAAGATAGGAGAGGcgagggggggtgagggggtgagggcaGTTCGGGTGAACGTCAGGGTAAGAAGGGAAgtgggtctgtgtgtttctctcccAGAGCAGGTCTGAATAAATCATGAGTGATGATAACACCCTGCTCTGCAGGAGACGTTGCTAAAACCTGCGACGGAGGAGAAGATTTAGGAGTCTACTACAGTCCCTACTGTTTCTCTGTTTTTCGagctataccacacacacacacacttcctcctaGAGAGGAGTGTGACCCATCCTGACTGAGGAGTGGCATCAGGGGGAAGTTAAGTGGTGGGGGCAGGAAGTGAGGGGAAATTGCAGAATACACACAAGCAAACGAGGTCACAGTCCTCAGCAGTGAGCGTCCAGAAAgcacatcctgtgtgtgtgtgtgtgtgtgtgtgtgtgtgtgtgtgtgtgtgtgtgtgagagagagagagaagcagaaacGGACTGAGTTCCCCACTCCAGCAAGAATGAGCACCAGGAGTGGAGGGAGAGCACGGGCACATTTTCAtagaaatcttttttttttcttttctattaACTACAAAACCACGCCAGGGTCAAGCCAAGGTCAGGGCCGCGTTCCCTGCCCCGCTCCAGAACCTTCCCTTTTCTCCAGAACTTTCTCTtccaacacacgcacactcgtTCCTGCATTCCTTGCCAGCTCCTTCAGGCGACCCTGGCTAGCAGGCCAAAAATAACCTCTCCGTGTTCCAGGGAGCTTTTGGCGAGGTGCTTCCGCATCGAGCTTGTGCccaaagcccctccccccctccccccccaccactGGATCACTGCAGGGTCTGTTTTGGCACCGCAGACGACCACCGCCAGGCCGGGCCGCTGTTTCCATGGCAATACCCTCTCCTCCCGCCTGGCAGGCTTGTCTGTTCAGAACAAGCAGCGGAgattgaggtgggggtggggatgttCGAGGTCATTCTCCACCCGACGCCGGTGCCCCCCACCACAGTGGCTGCTCTCTCGTTTCACATCCCCCCCCACATGCGTCCCAGCAGCCCCTCTCAGGCACATCTGCGGGGGCTACAGTGACAGGATGGGAGGGGTTTGCTCAGcatggtggttgtgtgtgtgtgtgtgtgtgtgtgtgtgtggcgtttaTACCGCCGTGATCCCGCCTCTCGCAGATGGCACGTGTCGCCGACACGCACACATGCGGTGGATTAGCGCAGGAATCTTGCAGCTGGCGGTGTGCCACCGAGGTGGAGGGTGAAGGAGGGTGGAGCTATCTGCCCAGGTCTAGCGCCAAACCCGTTTAACACTCCCCGCGGTGCCACGCCCATCCGCACTCAGCTGCCCAAGTGACCTTCCCCTCGCAATGCCGGGCCTGCCCCCCTTACGCTCCTCTCTGACAGGACCGGGTACGTTTGGGTTCACTCGACCGGACCCGAAGTCTGAAATCGACCGGGGTCGA from Brachyhypopomus gauderio isolate BG-103 chromosome 8, BGAUD_0.2, whole genome shotgun sequence harbors:
- the mgat3b gene encoding beta-1,4-mannosyl-glycoprotein 4-beta-N-acetylglucosaminyltransferase isoform X1, yielding MSSATRIWWSLLDRRRMKMRRHRVFLLCTVGLCVISFLHYYKALHYVSLLRELSAPYPNIKSFIMVTGFFWRERTAPLTSAAPEEAPPADLRAADIRPGVGDRLGADLDGAGEPRAPQPWARPEEPPQHRDLEFDQEQKDNVKMMVRPPSSPAHQRPDLLRPNAPSMISQKLRPKPPASTPDPIAFLGDIHKRAFTLKEDHTPYFVRTKAGAYCFRQGTESAPPRDDSAGAGKGRPTASMSLRRKVLQVGEEPAAVGKGVEGSHPPRAKPRRGKRLVKCVCRAGWHGPYCGVPTMVYHSTLPTKERLTPRERPRRVINAINVNHEFDLLHVRFHELADAVDLFVVCESNFTAYGERRPLSFLRLLLNGTYDYVRHKILYVFLNHFPDGGRQDGWIADDYLRTFLTRDGMTRLRGARPDDVFLINDADEIPAHEGILFLKLFDGWTEPFAIHMRKSLYGFYWKQLGSLEVVSGCTLGMLHDVYDDDGIRLRRREYYTMPGFRKYENDTGHILVQWALGSPFHFAGWHCSWCFTPEGIHLKLVSAQNGDFPRWGDYEDKRDLNYIRELIRTGGWFDGSVQEYPPSDPKEHMYAPRYMLDNYERYRYLLENPYIKQPTLSGG
- the mgat3b gene encoding beta-1,4-mannosyl-glycoprotein 4-beta-N-acetylglucosaminyltransferase isoform X2 → MKMRRHRVFLLCTVGLCVISFLHYYKALHYVSLLRELSAPYPNIKSFIMVTGFFWRERTAPLTSAAPEEAPPADLRAADIRPGVGDRLGADLDGAGEPRAPQPWARPEEPPQHRDLEFDQEQKDNVKMMVRPPSSPAHQRPDLLRPNAPSMISQKLRPKPPASTPDPIAFLGDIHKRAFTLKEDHTPYFVRTKAGAYCFRQGTESAPPRDDSAGAGKGRPTASMSLRRKVLQVGEEPAAVGKGVEGSHPPRAKPRRGKRLVKCVCRAGWHGPYCGVPTMVYHSTLPTKERLTPRERPRRVINAINVNHEFDLLHVRFHELADAVDLFVVCESNFTAYGERRPLSFLRLLLNGTYDYVRHKILYVFLNHFPDGGRQDGWIADDYLRTFLTRDGMTRLRGARPDDVFLINDADEIPAHEGILFLKLFDGWTEPFAIHMRKSLYGFYWKQLGSLEVVSGCTLGMLHDVYDDDGIRLRRREYYTMPGFRKYENDTGHILVQWALGSPFHFAGWHCSWCFTPEGIHLKLVSAQNGDFPRWGDYEDKRDLNYIRELIRTGGWFDGSVQEYPPSDPKEHMYAPRYMLDNYERYRYLLENPYIKQPTLSGG